The following are encoded together in the Dickeya lacustris genome:
- a CDS encoding queuosine precursor transporter, whose translation MDANKKFKLLGFNHSGELSANIMVLSTGKTLHMNLKELVDSDISDDFSRHELNALYKKLYSGKDITTAYELSDRNERSWLAYLMITTALCVIYIFSTVSGVKPIFIPALNMVVPPAVFVYPLTFILVDILNEFYGLRLARRTILIAFFFHLVFVLGLWVTSLIPGVAEWEYSTTYNGIIDNMVAVLLGSSVAYLISENINAWVLHKIKILTKSRYLFIRVITSTVTASAVDSVIFCTIAFYNVLSADMIRTMIVSQFLIKVVYAVLGVGPIYGSRRLFRKYIHTVPVPARN comes from the coding sequence ATGGATGCAAACAAGAAATTCAAACTGCTAGGGTTTAACCACAGCGGCGAGCTCTCTGCGAATATTATGGTGTTATCGACCGGCAAAACGCTGCATATGAACTTAAAGGAGCTGGTCGATAGCGACATTTCCGACGATTTCAGTCGGCATGAGCTCAACGCATTGTACAAAAAGCTTTACTCCGGTAAGGACATCACCACCGCCTATGAACTGAGCGACAGAAATGAACGCTCCTGGCTGGCCTACCTGATGATCACCACCGCACTTTGCGTCATTTATATTTTTTCCACCGTCAGCGGCGTGAAACCCATTTTTATCCCCGCGCTGAATATGGTGGTGCCGCCAGCGGTGTTTGTGTACCCGCTGACGTTTATTCTGGTGGATATCTTAAACGAATTTTATGGCCTGCGGCTGGCGCGGCGCACCATCCTGATTGCGTTCTTTTTTCATCTGGTGTTCGTGCTCGGACTGTGGGTAACAAGCCTTATCCCCGGCGTTGCCGAGTGGGAATACAGCACAACCTATAACGGTATTATTGATAACATGGTGGCCGTTCTGCTCGGCTCATCCGTCGCGTATCTGATTTCAGAAAACATTAACGCCTGGGTGTTGCACAAAATCAAAATTCTGACGAAATCACGCTACTTGTTCATTCGTGTGATCACCAGCACCGTAACGGCCTCTGCCGTTGATAGTGTGATTTTCTGCACCATCGCATTTTATAATGTCCTGAGTGCTGACATGATCCGCACCATGATCGTGTCGCAGTTTCTGATTAAAGTGGTCTATGCGGTGTTAGGCGTTGGCCCCATTTACGGTAGCCGCAGACTGTTCAGGAAATATATTCATACCGTACCTGTACCAGCAAGGAACTGA
- a CDS encoding LysR substrate-binding domain-containing protein, whose product MSTMDDLLFFSRIAALGSLTAVAREYGLSLPAVSKRLTQLEQRLGVQLIRRTTRRLDMTPEGQLYAEGALPILHDIDALESQVRRNQLTLRGRLCVNASFGFGRRHIAPLISAFARQHPELDIQLQLTSQPLNMLDAGVDIDIRFGAPPDSRLVAHRLLHNPRLLCAAPHYLAAHGTPTTVAELAGHNCLVLRQYESDYGLWRFYRHGQELTHRAFGNLSANDGEVIMRYALDGHGIILRSWWDAHPWLASGKLVALLTDYTLPEADIYAVYQQRRHVPARISAFVSWLKQQLPHVLAPQGESATE is encoded by the coding sequence ATGAGCACAATGGATGATCTGCTGTTCTTCAGTCGTATCGCGGCACTGGGGAGTTTAACGGCGGTGGCGCGTGAATATGGTTTATCACTGCCTGCGGTCAGTAAACGCCTGACGCAGCTAGAACAGCGGCTGGGTGTGCAACTGATAAGGCGCACGACGCGGCGGCTGGACATGACACCCGAAGGGCAGCTCTATGCGGAGGGGGCGTTACCCATCCTGCATGATATCGATGCGCTGGAGAGTCAGGTACGGCGTAATCAGCTCACCTTGCGCGGACGCCTGTGCGTTAATGCTTCATTTGGTTTTGGGCGACGGCATATTGCGCCATTGATTTCGGCCTTTGCCCGCCAACATCCAGAACTCGATATTCAGCTACAGCTCACCAGTCAGCCGCTGAACATGTTGGATGCAGGCGTGGACATTGACATCCGCTTCGGGGCTCCGCCGGACTCGCGTCTGGTCGCGCACCGGCTGCTGCATAACCCACGGCTGCTGTGCGCGGCACCGCACTATCTGGCAGCGCACGGTACGCCAACAACCGTGGCCGAGCTTGCCGGACACAACTGTCTGGTGTTACGTCAATATGAAAGTGATTATGGACTCTGGCGTTTTTATCGCCACGGGCAGGAGTTGACTCACCGGGCGTTCGGCAATCTTTCCGCCAATGATGGTGAAGTTATCATGCGTTATGCGCTCGATGGGCACGGCATTATTTTGCGCTCATGGTGGGATGCGCACCCCTGGCTTGCGAGCGGTAAACTGGTTGCGTTACTGACGGATTACACCCTGCCGGAGGCCGATATCTACGCGGTGTATCAACAGCGCCGCCACGTTCCGGCGCGTATTTCCGCGTTTGTTTCCTGGCTTAAACAGCAACTGCCGCATGTGCTGGCCCCGCAAGGGGAGAGCGCCACAGAGTAA
- a CDS encoding TIGR00645 family protein: MERFLENTMYAARWLLAPVYLGLSLGLMALAIKFFEEIWHVLPNIFTISESDLILTLLSLVDMTLVGGLLVMVMFSGYENFVSALDIGEDKEKLNWLGKMDASSLKNKVAASIVAISSIHLLRVFMDAKNVPDNKLMWYVIIHLTFVLSAFVMGYLDWLSRHDHHAHHDPETPHPKP; this comes from the coding sequence ATGGAACGTTTTCTGGAAAATACGATGTACGCTGCACGGTGGCTGCTGGCTCCGGTTTATCTGGGGCTATCGCTGGGCTTGATGGCGCTGGCGATTAAGTTCTTTGAAGAGATTTGGCATGTGTTGCCGAACATTTTCACCATTTCCGAATCCGACCTGATTTTGACATTGCTGTCATTGGTGGATATGACGCTGGTAGGCGGCCTGCTGGTGATGGTGATGTTTTCCGGTTATGAAAATTTCGTGTCGGCGCTGGATATCGGCGAAGACAAAGAAAAGCTGAACTGGCTTGGCAAGATGGATGCCAGCTCGCTGAAAAACAAAGTGGCCGCCTCCATCGTGGCGATTTCATCCATTCATCTGCTACGGGTGTTTATGGATGCGAAAAACGTGCCGGACAACAAGCTGATGTGGTATGTCATCATCCATTTGACGTTTGTCTTGTCGGCCTTTGTGATGGGTTATCTGGATTGGTTATCTCGTCATGACCACCACGCGCATCATGACCCGGAGACACCGCACCCGAAACCGTAA
- a CDS encoding polysaccharide lyase family protein, translating into MNNDKAIYRGAMQSGRYHDVHIPLPTGALRDGNNAISLELQGGMVMYDAITLTETPPGQSR; encoded by the coding sequence ATGAACAACGATAAAGCCATTTATCGCGGCGCGATGCAGAGCGGACGCTATCACGACGTCCACATTCCCCTTCCCACCGGGGCATTACGCGATGGCAACAACGCGATCTCGCTGGAATTGCAGGGTGGCATGGTGATGTATGATGCCATTACCCTCACAGAAACGCCGCCCGGCCAGTCGCGTTAA
- a CDS encoding polysaccharide lyase family protein: protein MKRSLKTWHAPLLAVALAIPLAASSAVTLTLDGMNSTLDNGLLKVRLGADGSAQEIWKGGNNLIQHLSGAARDPDKNRSFYLDYYSGGVNEFVPERISIMSQTPDQVHLAYIDDQNGKLRLEYHFIMRSNVSGIYSYVVAANTGSTPVTVSELRNVYRFDASRLNQLFNGVRRGTPLLYRELEAQPKVQDETWQLPDGNIYSKYDFAGYQRATRYWGVLGNGYGAWLVPASDEYYSGDALKQELLVHQDAIILNYLTGSHFGTPDMVAQPGFEKLYGPWLLYINQGGDREVLADASRRAEHERARWPYTWMDDARYPQQRATVSGQVRTQAPHALVALNSSGEDADIQTHGYLYHARTNRDGQFTLHDVPPGEYQLSVYADGGSEIGLLAQQTVHIDAGRVTLAPIATRPAEALVWAIGQADRKAGEFRFGDKLRQYHWQTDVPANLSYEIGKSRERHDWYYAQTQPGSWRILFTTHQPQKAYTLHIGLAGASNSGMSTPVTTPQLAVKLNDQWLTTLKYEQR, encoded by the coding sequence ATGAAAAGATCGTTGAAAACGTGGCACGCTCCGCTACTGGCGGTCGCGCTGGCGATACCGCTCGCCGCCTCCAGTGCCGTCACCCTCACGCTGGATGGCATGAATAGCACGCTGGATAACGGCCTGCTCAAAGTGCGTCTCGGCGCAGACGGCAGCGCTCAGGAAATCTGGAAAGGCGGCAATAATCTGATTCAGCACCTCTCCGGTGCAGCGCGCGACCCGGATAAAAACCGCAGCTTTTATCTCGATTATTACTCCGGCGGCGTCAATGAATTCGTCCCTGAGCGCATCAGTATCATGAGTCAAACGCCCGATCAGGTTCATCTGGCGTATATCGATGACCAAAACGGCAAACTGCGGCTGGAATATCACTTCATCATGCGCAGCAATGTCAGCGGCATCTACAGCTATGTGGTCGCCGCTAACACCGGCTCAACCCCCGTCACCGTCAGTGAGTTGCGCAATGTTTACCGCTTCGATGCCAGCCGCCTGAACCAACTGTTTAACGGCGTGCGACGCGGTACGCCGCTGCTTTACCGCGAGCTTGAAGCCCAACCGAAGGTGCAAGATGAAACCTGGCAATTACCCGACGGCAACATCTACAGCAAATACGACTTCGCCGGTTATCAGCGAGCAACCCGTTACTGGGGCGTGCTCGGCAATGGCTATGGTGCCTGGTTAGTGCCCGCGAGCGACGAATACTACTCTGGCGATGCCCTCAAACAAGAGCTACTGGTTCATCAAGACGCCATTATCCTCAACTACCTCACCGGCTCGCACTTCGGCACCCCAGATATGGTGGCACAACCCGGTTTTGAAAAACTCTACGGCCCGTGGCTGTTATACATCAACCAAGGCGGCGATCGTGAAGTGCTGGCTGATGCCAGCCGCCGGGCTGAACATGAACGCGCCCGCTGGCCATACACATGGATGGATGACGCACGCTACCCGCAACAACGCGCGACGGTCAGCGGTCAGGTGCGCACCCAGGCACCGCATGCTCTGGTGGCGTTAAACAGCAGCGGTGAAGATGCCGATATACAGACCCACGGTTATCTGTATCATGCGCGCACCAACCGTGATGGTCAGTTTACGCTGCATGATGTGCCGCCCGGTGAATATCAGTTATCCGTCTATGCCGACGGCGGCAGCGAGATAGGGTTACTGGCACAACAAACGGTGCATATTGACGCAGGGCGCGTCACCCTTGCGCCTATCGCAACCCGCCCGGCTGAAGCGCTGGTGTGGGCCATCGGCCAGGCAGACCGAAAAGCCGGTGAGTTCCGTTTTGGCGATAAACTGCGCCAGTATCACTGGCAAACCGATGTTCCCGCCAACCTGAGCTATGAAATCGGCAAAAGCCGTGAGCGCCATGACTGGTACTATGCCCAGACCCAGCCGGGAAGCTGGCGCATCTTGTTTACCACCCACCAACCGCAAAAAGCCTACACCCTACACATCGGTTTAGCGGGTGCCAGTAACAGCGGCATGAGCACGCCAGTGACGACGCCACAGTTAGCCGTCAAACTCAATGACCAATGGCTAACCACACTCAAGTATGAACAACGATAA
- a CDS encoding helix-turn-helix domain-containing protein, which yields MKTTNAQRKTNIIKNIEYLMRTRGETKASFSNRTGVTRTTIYKILDGKVNKVQQSTIHRISDFFGVSCEEIEDYDLEKVEQLNNTLSFDGNKNPSAIPVIPQSELLSVMQHRIGQLVVTYPLTWFFGDEANMVAIKLEAPLGELFSAGTLLIVRRPPALVPDTPALYHSPDSGFFVEMPPAAQAGERKRPAAATLLGYIIEERI from the coding sequence ATGAAAACAACCAATGCTCAGCGCAAGACCAATATTATTAAAAATATTGAATATCTGATGCGTACCCGAGGCGAAACCAAAGCCTCTTTCTCCAACCGCACTGGAGTTACGCGCACCACGATTTACAAAATTCTCGACGGTAAAGTGAATAAAGTTCAGCAATCGACCATCCACCGTATTTCTGATTTCTTCGGCGTTTCCTGTGAGGAAATTGAAGATTACGATCTGGAAAAGGTTGAGCAGCTCAATAACACGCTGTCTTTTGATGGCAACAAGAATCCGTCCGCCATCCCGGTGATTCCACAATCAGAACTGCTGTCGGTGATGCAGCACCGCATTGGGCAACTGGTCGTTACCTACCCGCTGACCTGGTTTTTTGGCGATGAAGCCAACATGGTGGCAATCAAGCTTGAAGCGCCGCTCGGCGAGCTCTTTTCCGCAGGCACGCTACTGATCGTGCGCCGCCCACCGGCGCTGGTTCCCGATACCCCGGCACTGTACCACTCACCGGACAGCGGATTTTTTGTCGAAATGCCACCAGCAGCGCAAGCAGGCGAGAGGAAACGTCCGGCGGCAGCGACATTGCTGGGGTATATCATAGAGGAAAGGATATAA
- a CDS encoding SDR family oxidoreductase — protein sequence MKTVLITGATGFLGGAIMEKALQDKQITRILLLVRASNPHEGLQRIVHNLRKFDIAESVLSQLTTDNIIIGDLAEPDGFLQHPALNHVTHVVNSAAVASFGNNPLIWKVNVEGTLAFARRMSEVASLEKFIQIGTAMSCVPEPDEVVEESPLLDTEKSHIVEYTLSKATIENLIREHCPSMPLLIVRPSIIVGHSRLGCKPSSSIYWVFEMAMKLQRFMCSLDDKIDVIPVDFCADAILLLLNNPQAVDDIYHISAGESASVSFNEVDEAMARAASRPPMGEAYRQVSYSDLIKLRSSFSELYGPCNERLMLRAMRLYGSFAQLNVKFSNRKLLQLGMKHPPRFTEYVDKCVETTRQFSVPELMTVDFK from the coding sequence ATGAAAACAGTACTCATCACAGGAGCAACCGGCTTTCTGGGTGGCGCAATTATGGAAAAAGCGCTACAGGACAAGCAGATAACACGTATTTTGTTATTGGTACGCGCCAGTAATCCGCACGAAGGCTTGCAGCGCATTGTGCATAATCTGCGCAAATTCGATATCGCGGAAAGCGTTTTATCACAACTGACGACCGACAATATTATTATCGGCGATCTGGCTGAACCTGACGGCTTTCTCCAGCACCCGGCGCTGAACCATGTCACGCATGTCGTCAACAGTGCGGCGGTTGCGTCATTCGGCAATAACCCGCTTATCTGGAAAGTGAACGTTGAGGGGACGCTGGCCTTTGCGCGCCGCATGAGTGAAGTGGCGTCACTGGAGAAATTTATTCAGATAGGCACGGCAATGTCTTGTGTGCCGGAGCCGGATGAAGTGGTAGAAGAGTCGCCGCTGCTGGATACCGAAAAATCCCATATCGTTGAGTACACACTCTCTAAAGCCACCATTGAAAACCTGATTCGCGAGCACTGCCCGTCGATGCCGCTGCTGATTGTGCGCCCGTCGATTATCGTCGGCCACTCACGTTTGGGGTGTAAGCCTTCCAGCAGTATTTACTGGGTGTTTGAAATGGCGATGAAACTCCAGCGCTTCATGTGTTCGCTGGATGACAAAATCGATGTCATCCCGGTGGATTTCTGCGCCGACGCCATTTTGTTGCTGCTCAATAATCCGCAAGCCGTTGATGATATCTACCATATTTCTGCGGGAGAAAGCGCAAGCGTCAGCTTTAACGAGGTCGATGAAGCGATGGCGCGCGCGGCGTCACGCCCGCCGATGGGTGAAGCGTATCGTCAGGTTAGCTATAGCGACCTCATCAAACTTCGCAGCAGTTTTAGCGAACTTTACGGGCCATGCAACGAACGCCTGATGCTGCGAGCCATGCGTTTATACGGATCATTTGCCCAGCTCAACGTCAAATTCAGCAACCGTAAGTTACTGCAACTGGGGATGAAGCACCCGCCGCGCTTTACAGAGTATGTCGATAAGTGTGTGGAAACCACCCGCCAATTTAGCGTCCCCGAGCTCATGACGGTGGATTTTAAATAA
- a CDS encoding molybdopterin-dependent oxidoreductase translates to MTTRRYPHLAHWGAFTAVVEDGKLIRCEPFAADPDPSPMLDSIVPLVYSDKRIRQPMVRRSWLAKREHSDRTLRGKEPFVEVTWDRALSLVAEENRRVRDRYGADGLFAGSYGWSSAGRFHHARSQVRRFYFSGGGAVDQTGNYSWGAAQFFLPYVIGTFHPLTGKVTEWRSVAEHCELFIAFGGLALKNAQVASGGAGQHTLKPALETLVARGIPVINISPMRDDCPAFVNAEWIPIRPNTDVALMLALGYEIQRHQAEDRAFLDSHCVGYPQLRDYLNGHSDGIAKTPAWASAITGIPAARIEKLAQQLLGIRSFITCSYSVQRAHRGEQPYWMMIALSAMLGQIGLPGGGFSFGHGSMNSVGNERITSPAPASPSVANRGQSIPVARIADMLLHPGEPYTFCGELRTYPDIHLIHWAGGNPFHHHQQLNRLVEGWQRPDTVIVQDIVWTAAAQMADIVLPATTSLERNDIGGSSRDRFVFAMHQAIAPQHQARNDYDIFSELAERLGYGAAFTHQGRSERQWLEAMYLACREQQGSSGQAWPDFDAFWQQGFVEIPMDEQPFVFFDAFRHDPQRHALNTPSGKIELFSRTIAEYGYRDFAPHPQWQPPVEWLGDNAAQRWPLHFISIQPADRLHSQLGCTPHVIANQTAGHETLYIHPQDASARGIHHGDRVEVRNDRGRIYAGAAITDGVTPGVVMMATGAWFEPGFGQAQWHEVEQSGNANVLTLDIATSPLTQGPNAMSCLVDVLAL, encoded by the coding sequence ATGACAACCAGGCGTTACCCACACCTCGCCCACTGGGGCGCATTTACCGCCGTCGTTGAGGATGGCAAGCTTATCCGCTGCGAACCGTTTGCCGCCGATCCCGACCCATCGCCGATGCTCGACTCCATCGTACCGCTGGTCTATTCCGACAAGCGTATTCGTCAACCCATGGTGCGCCGCTCGTGGCTGGCGAAGCGCGAACACAGTGACCGCACGCTGCGCGGCAAAGAGCCGTTCGTCGAGGTGACGTGGGATCGGGCGCTCAGTCTGGTGGCGGAGGAAAACCGCCGGGTACGCGACCGCTACGGCGCGGACGGCCTGTTCGCCGGATCATACGGCTGGTCGTCCGCCGGACGTTTTCATCACGCGCGCTCGCAGGTGCGGCGCTTTTATTTCTCCGGCGGCGGCGCGGTCGATCAAACCGGCAATTATAGCTGGGGAGCGGCGCAATTTTTCTTGCCCTATGTGATTGGCACCTTCCACCCGCTGACCGGCAAAGTCACCGAGTGGCGCAGCGTGGCCGAGCACTGTGAGCTGTTTATCGCTTTTGGCGGGCTGGCGCTGAAAAATGCCCAGGTAGCCTCCGGCGGGGCCGGACAGCACACGTTAAAACCGGCGCTGGAAACTCTGGTGGCACGCGGTATTCCGGTGATTAACATCAGCCCGATGCGCGATGATTGCCCGGCGTTCGTCAATGCCGAATGGATACCTATCCGCCCCAACACCGATGTGGCGCTGATGCTGGCGCTGGGCTACGAGATTCAGCGCCATCAGGCAGAAGACCGGGCTTTTCTCGACAGCCACTGCGTGGGCTATCCACAGTTGCGCGACTATCTCAACGGCCACAGCGACGGCATCGCCAAGACGCCAGCGTGGGCCAGCGCCATCACCGGCATTCCGGCTGCACGTATCGAAAAACTGGCGCAACAGTTGCTGGGAATACGCAGCTTCATCACCTGCTCTTATTCGGTGCAGCGCGCCCATCGCGGCGAACAGCCATATTGGATGATGATTGCGCTCTCGGCCATGCTCGGCCAGATAGGTCTACCGGGCGGCGGCTTCTCGTTTGGGCACGGCTCGATGAACAGCGTCGGCAATGAGCGCATCACTTCGCCAGCGCCCGCCTCGCCCTCCGTCGCCAATCGCGGCCAGTCGATTCCGGTGGCGCGCATCGCCGATATGTTACTGCACCCCGGCGAGCCCTATACGTTTTGCGGCGAGCTGCGGACTTACCCCGATATTCATCTCATCCATTGGGCTGGCGGCAACCCGTTCCACCATCACCAGCAGCTTAACCGGTTGGTTGAGGGCTGGCAGCGACCGGATACGGTTATCGTGCAGGATATCGTCTGGACAGCAGCGGCACAGATGGCGGATATCGTGCTGCCTGCCACCACCTCGCTGGAACGAAACGATATCGGTGGTTCCTCGCGCGATCGCTTCGTGTTTGCCATGCATCAGGCGATTGCGCCGCAGCATCAGGCGCGCAATGACTACGACATTTTCAGTGAACTGGCCGAGCGGCTGGGGTACGGCGCAGCCTTCACCCATCAAGGCCGCAGCGAGCGACAATGGCTGGAAGCCATGTACCTCGCCTGTCGGGAACAGCAGGGCAGCTCGGGCCAGGCCTGGCCTGATTTCGACGCGTTCTGGCAGCAAGGATTCGTGGAAATCCCGATGGATGAGCAGCCGTTCGTGTTTTTCGACGCCTTTCGCCACGACCCGCAGCGCCATGCGCTCAACACGCCGAGCGGCAAAATCGAGCTATTTAGCCGCACCATTGCCGAATACGGCTACCGCGATTTTGCACCGCATCCGCAGTGGCAGCCGCCGGTCGAATGGCTGGGCGATAACGCCGCGCAGCGTTGGCCGCTACACTTTATCTCCATTCAGCCAGCCGATCGCCTGCACAGCCAGCTTGGTTGCACACCGCACGTCATCGCCAACCAAACCGCCGGGCACGAAACCCTGTACATACACCCGCAGGACGCCAGCGCACGCGGCATCCACCACGGCGATCGAGTGGAAGTACGCAACGATCGCGGGCGGATTTACGCCGGAGCCGCAATCACCGATGGCGTGACACCGGGTGTGGTAATGATGGCAACCGGTGCCTGGTTTGAGCCCGGTTTCGGTCAGGCGCAGTGGCACGAGGTGGAACAGTCCGGCAATGCCAATGTGCTCACACTCGACATCGCCACCTCACCGCTGACGCAAGGCCCGAATGCGATGAGTTGCCTGGTGGACGTGCTCGCACTCTGA
- a CDS encoding SDR family oxidoreductase, giving the protein MQHITLVTGGSRGIGRATALHLARMGHWVAISYLHQYQQAQQVVAEICASGGRAIAIQADIADEQQVIALFSDIDRQLGTVTGLVNNAGVLRPQASIEALDAARLNALFATNITGYFLCAREAVKRMAHRHGGRGGAIVNVSSAASRLGSPHEYIDYAASKGAVDSMTRGLALEVAAQGIRVNAVRPGFIYTDIHADGGEPGRVDRVRQAIPMQRGGQPEEVANAIGWLLSNEASYVTGSFIDLAGGK; this is encoded by the coding sequence ATGCAACACATCACATTGGTGACTGGCGGGTCAAGAGGCATTGGCCGTGCGACCGCGCTGCATCTGGCCCGGATGGGCCATTGGGTCGCTATCAGCTACTTACATCAGTACCAGCAGGCGCAGCAGGTCGTGGCGGAAATCTGCGCCAGCGGCGGACGCGCCATCGCTATCCAGGCAGACATTGCCGATGAGCAACAGGTTATCGCGCTATTTTCTGACATCGACCGCCAGTTAGGAACCGTGACCGGGTTAGTCAACAACGCCGGAGTGTTACGCCCGCAGGCCAGTATTGAAGCGCTGGATGCAGCACGGCTTAATGCGCTATTCGCCACGAATATCACCGGGTATTTCTTGTGCGCGCGTGAAGCCGTCAAACGCATGGCTCACCGGCACGGCGGTAGAGGCGGAGCGATAGTGAATGTTTCCTCGGCGGCATCCCGGTTGGGCTCGCCCCATGAATATATCGATTATGCCGCATCGAAAGGCGCGGTGGACTCCATGACCCGAGGGTTGGCGCTGGAGGTGGCCGCTCAGGGCATTCGGGTCAATGCCGTGCGGCCTGGCTTTATTTATACCGATATCCACGCTGACGGCGGTGAGCCAGGCCGGGTAGACCGGGTTCGCCAGGCCATTCCCATGCAGCGCGGCGGCCAGCCGGAAGAAGTCGCGAACGCGATCGGCTGGTTATTGTCAAACGAAGCCAGTTACGTCACCGGCAGCTTTATCGATCTGGCTGGCGGAAAATAA
- the queF gene encoding NADPH-dependent 7-cyano-7-deazaguanine reductase QueF (Catalyzes the NADPH-dependent reduction of 7-cyano-7-deazaguanine (preQ0) to 7-aminomethyl-7-deazaguanine (preQ1) in queuosine biosynthesis) — MHITENDSITHLGVRSSYPDNYDPSLLEALPRARGRDLIGLSGDTLPFHGHDIWTAFELSWLNRKGKPLVGIAEFIIPASSENLIESKSFKLYLNSFNQTRFNDIGEVHATLIKDLSAAANGDVKVTLYPGLSGYPADIDKLPGSNIDELDIEVNDYSFNPDYLQHAVRDGAPLVSETLNSNLLKSNCLVTHQPDWGSVVIKYEGRQIDQEALLRYLISFRQHNEFHEQCVERIFNDLKRYCQPQKLSVFARYTRRGGLDINPFRSDFEAEATTGRLVRQ; from the coding sequence ATGCATATTACTGAGAACGATAGCATTACCCATCTGGGCGTACGCTCCAGCTACCCGGATAACTATGACCCCTCGCTTCTGGAAGCGCTGCCGCGCGCACGGGGGCGCGACCTCATCGGCCTTAGCGGTGATACGCTGCCGTTTCACGGCCACGACATATGGACAGCCTTTGAACTCTCCTGGCTGAACCGCAAAGGCAAGCCGCTGGTGGGTATTGCCGAATTTATTATTCCGGCGAGTTCAGAAAACCTGATCGAATCCAAATCGTTCAAACTCTATCTCAACAGCTTTAACCAAACGCGCTTTAACGATATTGGCGAAGTACACGCCACGCTTATCAAAGATTTAAGCGCTGCCGCCAACGGCGACGTTAAAGTCACGCTTTATCCGGGCCTTAGCGGTTATCCTGCCGACATTGACAAGTTACCGGGCAGCAACATTGATGAGCTGGATATTGAAGTGAACGATTACAGCTTCAACCCTGATTACCTGCAACACGCCGTGCGTGATGGCGCGCCGCTGGTGTCAGAAACGCTGAACTCGAATTTGCTGAAATCGAACTGTCTGGTCACGCACCAGCCGGACTGGGGTAGCGTGGTCATAAAATACGAAGGGCGTCAGATAGACCAAGAGGCGCTGCTGCGTTATTTGATCTCCTTCCGTCAGCACAACGAATTCCATGAGCAGTGTGTTGAGCGCATTTTCAATGACCTGAAACGCTACTGCCAGCCACAAAAGCTGTCGGTATTCGCCCGCTACACCCGTCGCGGCGGGTTGGACATCAACCCGTTTCGCAGCGACTTTGAGGCTGAAGCCACCACCGGGCGGCTGGTGCGCCAATAA